CCCGGGCCGATTCGCGTTGTTCGTGCTGTTGGCCGTCTTGTTCGGTGCTGCCTACGTGAGCATCGGGATCGGATTCTCCGCGCTGACGAAATCCACGACGAAGGCCGGAGCCGGCATCTTCGGCGTCTATCTCCTGTTCAACTGGCTGTGGGAAACGATCGGAATCGGGATCGACTGGATCATCAGCGGAACGTTCTTTTTCAGGCAGGGCATTCCGGACTGGTTTCTGTTGTACACACAGTTGAGTCCGAACGGCGCGTTCAGCACTGTGACGGCGGCAATGGTTTCAGAGGCTAGCTTCAATGAGGTATTCACGTCTCAGCCCGGCGATCCGTTCTACCTCTCGGCGTGGTTCGCGCTGCTCATTCTCATAGCTTGGATCGTCCTTCCGGCCGCGCTTGGCACCCTCCGATTCCGGAGCGTGGATCTGTAACGCTCCCGGTCGTCACTACCCGTTCGAACGAAGGCAAACGATTACCCGATCCAGTTCGTGGAGAGCGTATGGCACAGGAGTTGCGACAGCCACCGCTGGGCGATGTCCACATGGACCGTGGGGCATCTCTCACATCGTTCGGCGGCTGGGAGATGCCGGTCGAGTTCGAATCGATCAAAACCGAACATGAGGCCGTTCGGGAGTCGATCGGCAAATTCGACGTCTCACACATGGGCGAGATCGAGGTTCGTGGGCCGGACGCGGACGAGCTCACACAACGACTCACCACGAACGATGTGACCGCTCTCGAGCCGGGGGACGGTCAGTACTCGGCAGTCACCGACGAACGCGGGATCATGCTGGACGATACGGTCGTCTACAACCGTCCGGACGACGAAGGATACCTGTTCGTTCCAAACGCCGGTCACGACGAGGAGCTGTACGACCATTGGCGTTCCCACCGCGAGAAGTGGGATCTCGATTGTACGGTTGCGAACGTCACCGAACGATACGCGATGATCGCCGTTCAGGGACCTGAGAGCGAGGCGCGCGTCGGTGCGGTGATCGAGACCGCCCGCGATCTCGGACGGTTCAAAATCCAGTCGGTGTCCATCGCAGGCGTGGACTGTCTCTGTTCGCGGACGGGATACACCGGCGAGGACGGCTTCGAACTGCTCTGTCCGTGGGAGGACACACGAGCAGTGTGGGACGCCATAGACGGTCAGCCCTGCGGACTCGGGGCGCGGGATACGCTCCGGATCGAACAGGGGTTTTTGCTGTCGGGACAGGATTTTGATCCGGAATCGAACCCACGAACGCCGTATGAAGCGGGTATCGGTTTCGTCGTCGATACCGATACGCAGTTCTTGGGACGGGACGTGCTCGTCGATGCTACGCCGAACGAGCAGTTCGTCGGGATCGAACTCACCGAGCGCGGCGTGCCACGCAACGGATACGCGGTCGAGAGCGCCGACGGCACGCCGATCGGAACCGTAACCAGTGGGACACTCAGCCCGACGCTCGGCGTTCCGATCGGGTTAGGATACGTGTCCACGGATCACGCC
The sequence above is drawn from the Halocatena salina genome and encodes:
- a CDS encoding ABC transporter permease, producing the protein MSWAIVAQKDFRDAGRSKLLWVVSLLFILFAAGSAFLYAQIPAIQQGGANDVISSLGFVDFLQTPVTMLVPIIGLMLGYKAISGEVENGSVKLLLSLPHRRSSVVMGKLIGRVSVLTVSIVVGFAVATAVMLALYPEMSPGRFALFVLLAVLFGAAYVSIGIGFSALTKSTTKAGAGIFGVYLLFNWLWETIGIGIDWIISGTFFFRQGIPDWFLLYTQLSPNGAFSTVTAAMVSEASFNEVFTSQPGDPFYLSAWFALLILIAWIVLPAALGTLRFRSVDL
- the gcvT gene encoding glycine cleavage system aminomethyltransferase GcvT; the encoded protein is MAQELRQPPLGDVHMDRGASLTSFGGWEMPVEFESIKTEHEAVRESIGKFDVSHMGEIEVRGPDADELTQRLTTNDVTALEPGDGQYSAVTDERGIMLDDTVVYNRPDDEGYLFVPNAGHDEELYDHWRSHREKWDLDCTVANVTERYAMIAVQGPESEARVGAVIETARDLGRFKIQSVSIAGVDCLCSRTGYTGEDGFELLCPWEDTRAVWDAIDGQPCGLGARDTLRIEQGFLLSGQDFDPESNPRTPYEAGIGFVVDTDTQFLGRDVLVDATPNEQFVGIELTERGVPRNGYAVESADGTPIGTVTSGTLSPTLGVPIGLGYVSTDHAEPGTEIRVVIRDDRKAGLIKNPPFEHPTVEQ